GTCGCATGTTCAGGGGCGTGGCCGTCGCCCATGCGGATGTCCCATGTGCGGCCACCGAATTGGACGGTGTCCCCATCGATCAGCCGCGTGTAGCCCATCGGCAGGGGATCAACACAATCGGCAAAGTTAAATGGACGTTCGGTTTTGCGATGCGCGAATTCTTCGGCAGACATGCCAGCGCGGCGATAGAAATCAAGCGCTTCGTCTGTATAGCTGGCTTGTTCGTCCAGCGTCAGCATCCGTGTCATCAGCCAGCCGGTGCGCGGCATCAGCAATTCGGCACCTTTGGCGATGAACCAGCCAGCAAGACCGACGTGATCAGGGTGGTGATGGGTGACGATCAGGCGGGACACGGGTTTACCTTGCAGTGGGCCCGCCAGCAGGGTTTCCCAGATTGCCTTGCCTTTTCGCGATGAAAAACCGGTATCGATGATTGTCCAGCTGTCACCTTCATCGAAAGCAAAGATGTTCACGTGGTCCAGCGCCATGGGCAGCGGTAGGCGCATCCAAAGGACACCGTCGGCGACCGTGATCGCCTCACCCTCGGGTGGTGGTGTGTCCCAAGGGTAGGTAATCAACGGCGTTGTCATTGCATGTCCTGTCGGCGTTGGCCGCTTAGGCTGCGAAGTCGTCTGGTGTGATGGCCATCAGATCAGCGCTGCCAGTGCGCGTATGCGCCAAAAGGCTGGCGTGCTCTGGCAGTAACCGATTGATATAGAACCGTGCAAGGCGTTCGCGCGAAGCGTCGCCTGCGACAGCGGCTTGCAGATGAGCGTGACCACCCAATACGCGCGCAAATGCACGCAGATAAGGAACCGCGCCTGCGAAACGGTCGGTCAGGTCATCCTGCGCGACCAACCATTCGGTCGTTTCACGCAGGTTTTCGATGGCCTGCCAAACAGCTTCGGCGAGGTTCGGGAATTTCTTCTTCGTGGCGTCCGTAATTTCTTGAATTTCTTCAAGCAAAGCAAAGGCGGCATCACCGCCGTCCATCAGTTTACGCGCAACGAGGTCCATGGCTTGGATGCCGTTGGTGCCTTCGTAGATCGCGGTCACGCGGACATCGCGGGAATATTGCGCGGCCCCTGTTTCTTCGATGAAGCCCATGCCGCCGTGCACTTGCACACCCATAGAGGCCACATCGATACCCGTGTCTGTTCCGAATGCTTTGCAGATCGGCGTCAGGAACGCAGCGCGTGCTTTCCATTTCGGATCGTCAGTCGCCGTTGTCATGTCGATGGCGACAGCGTTCATCAAAGCGATAGCGCGGGCGGCAAAAACCTCTGCCTTCATCGTCGCCAGCATGCGGCGCACGTCAGCGTGTTCGATAATCGCACCCGTGCCCGGTGCTTTGCCTTGTTTGCGTTCATTTGCGTAAGCAACCGCGTGCTGCAATGCGCCTTCGGCAACACCAAGGCCCTGCACACCCACGCCCAAACGGGCGTTGTTCATCATCGTGAACATGGCGGCCATACCGCCGTTTTCAGGACCGACGAGCCAGCCTTTCGCACCGGAATATTCCATCACAGCGGTCGGGGACCCGTGCAGGCCCATTTTGTGTTCCAGTGACACAACGCGCAGTTCATTGCGTTCGCCAAGGTTGCCGTCTGCGTCTGGAATGAACTTTGGCACCATGAACAGGCTGATGCCTTTGGTGCCCGGAACGCTATCCGGCAGACGGGCCAGCACAAGGTGGCAGACGTTTTCGGTAAAGTCGTTGTCGCCCCAAGAGATATAGATTTTCTGGCCGGAAATCGCATAGCTGCCGTCGCCGTTTGGTTCGGCCTTTGACCGCAGCGCACCCACGTCAGAACCGGCCTGCGGTTCGGTCAGGTTCATTGTACCGCACCATTCGCCGGAAATGAGCTTCGGCAGATACAGATCTTTAATTTCGTCTGACGCGTGATGCTCCAGCGCTTCGATCTGGCCCTGCGACATCAGCGGGTTCAACTGCAACGACAGGCAAGCAGACGACATCATATCGTTCACAGCCGTTGTCAGCGTCATCGGAAGGCCCATGCCGCCAAAGTCAGGCGCGGCTGAAATCCCGATCCAGCCGCCTTCTGCGATTGCTTTGTAGCCGTCAGCGAAACCCGGGGATGTGCGCACAACGCCGTTTTCCAGAACAGCCGGATGTAGGTCACCGGGTCGTTGCAATGGCGCGAGTACGTTTTCGCACATCTTGGCGGCTTCTGTCAGGATGGCCTCTACCGTGTCAGACGTCGCATCCGCGAAGCGATCGGTGTCCGCAACGGCGCCGAAGCCTGCGATGGTGTCCATGAGAAAACGAATGTCTTGGACCGGTGCACGATATGGCATGAGGACCTCCTGAGGGCGGCTGCGGCTTGGCAAGAACGCAAGCCGCGCTTATGGGTAAAAGTTACCCGCAAAATGTGCCATGTCCGGCACCCCATCAACTGAAACGCCACGTCATGACTTTTGCCGCCTCACGTCGACTGACCGCAGACCCGCGCGGAATCGCACAAGCGGCGCATATTTGGGCGGACGGTGGGCTGGTCGCGGTCCCGACTGAAACTGTGTACGGGCTTGGCGCTGATGCACGCGATGATACAGCCGTTGCGCGCATTTACGAAGCAAAGGGGCGTCCGTCATTCAATCCGTTGATTGTGCATGTCCCCGACTTGGCGGCGGCAGAGATATATTGTGTTTTCAATGATGATGCGCAGCGTTTAGCGCAGGCATTTTGGCCGGGCGCATTGACGCTGGTGCTGCCGATTAAGCCTGACGCGGGCATCAGCAAGCTGGTCACGGCAGGATTGGACACATTGGCCGTGCGTGTGCCCGATCACCCGCTCGCGCGTGATGTCCTAAATGCGTTCGGTGGGCCGATCGCGGCCCCTTCAGCCAATCTGTCGGGACGGATTAGTCCGACGACGGCCGATCATGTTTTGGCGGGCTTGGATGGTCGGATTGATGCCGTGCTAGATGGCGGTGCTTGCCCCGTCGGCGTCGAATCGACAATTGTTGCCTGTGTGGGTGTGCCTGCATTGCTACGCACAGGGGGCGTTCCCGTCGAGGCGTTGTCGGCCTGTCTTGGTCAGCCGCTTTTGCAGCCCGATGATCCGGACACCCCGCAAGCACCGGGACAATTGGCATCGCATTATGCGCCGCAAGGAACGGTCCGCTTGAACGTGACGGAACTGCACGACGGTGAGGTGCTTCTGGGGTTTGGTCCGGTAGATGCGGACGTCAATCTGTCGCCAAGCGGTGATCTGATAGAGGCCGCATCGCAGTTGTTTGCCTGCCTGCATCAGTTGGACGAGATGGGTGCTGCGCATATTGCGGTATCGCCAATTCCACAAACCGGATTGGGTGCCGCAATCAATGATCGCTTGAAAAGAGCGGCTGCCCCGCGCGATTGAGGTCGAATCTTCTGTTAAAGTCCGAGCCTTATCCGGCGTTTTGCCGTTCGATATAGCTGCGCAGTTCTTCCGCCTCGCGCCGTGCTTCGCGTAGGCCATCCATGGCGGCCCGCAATTCGGCTTCGGTTTGGGCGTGTTGGTTGGTCATCTCAGCTTCACGTTGCTGCAAATAAGTGATCGCCTGATCGCGCGTTTCTTCGGCGTCGTGCAGGGATTGGGCCATCTTATCCAATTCACCGATTTCGGCTTTGGTCACACGGGTAAACCGGTTGATCAGCCAGCTCGCAAACCATCCAAGGGCAAAGGCCACAAAAAGGATAATTGCGGTGGCAATGATAAATTCGGTTCTATTCACGTCAGGTCCGTTCTTATTCTTGTGCTGGTGCTTCGGCTTCTTCTAGCGCCGTTGGTACTTCGGGTGTTGTTTCGGGCACAATAAGCCGGAATTCAATACGCCTGTTCGCTTCACGACCTTCGGCTGTGTCATTATCCGCAATTGGATCAGCCTCACCATAGCCTTTTGCTTCAAAACTGGAAACCGGAACACGGCGGGCACGCAGCGCATCAAGCACGGCGCTGGCCCGTTCTTGCGACAGTTGCGCATTCATTTCTTCGCGGCCTTGGCTGTCTGTATAGCCCGCAATTTCGATCCGCAGATCAGGGCAGCGTTTCAGAATATCCGCGATTTCATCGACAACAGCTGTTGTGTCGGACGTGATCGACGATGCACCGGGATCGAATGTAATTTTCCGGACAGCCGTGACTTCGGTGATCTTGGCGACGCATTCTTCGGGCGTTGGCAGACCTGCAATCGGATCAAGTTCTTTGACATATTCAACTTCGATATCGAATTCGGCCGATTGTCCCAGTTTATCAATCAGCAGGCGAGAGATATCAGCCTGCGCTGTCTCTGAACCGGTTTTCCCGCGCACAGTGACGGAAGCTGGTTCAACGACGACGGACCCGTTAGACAATTCAGACATCGCTTCAATGCCGGCCAACACGCGGATGACCCAACCGGAGGGAAGATCGTCAACAACGCGCGTGCCAATCGTTACGTTGCTTTGCCCGAACTTTGCGGATGCATAGTTGCCCGCTGTTGTATTGGTCAGTTCGTCCGGCACGCGTCCGCGCAGCTGCACAGCACCTTCAGGGCTACGTGTAATCGTGAATTGCGGTGGGCCCGCGGATGGATCGGTCGGTGCGCGTGGTAGATCGGACGCAAGCGCATAGACGTCTGGCAACGCATTTTCCAACTGACCGACAACGCGGTCGAATGTCGTTTGCGCGGTGCCTTGCTGCGCGACAAGCGCGATATCGGTGTCAGAGATCGTGACAGTGCCGCCGCCAAGATCTTTGACCGCTGTGATCGACAAAGCGACCGCTTCGCCCCACGTCCGTGATGGCACGCCAAGCGCCTCGATAC
The Rhodobacteraceae bacterium S2214 genome window above contains:
- a CDS encoding threonylcarbamoyl-AMP synthase, with the translated sequence MTFAASRRLTADPRGIAQAAHIWADGGLVAVPTETVYGLGADARDDTAVARIYEAKGRPSFNPLIVHVPDLAAAEIYCVFNDDAQRLAQAFWPGALTLVLPIKPDAGISKLVTAGLDTLAVRVPDHPLARDVLNAFGGPIAAPSANLSGRISPTTADHVLAGLDGRIDAVLDGGACPVGVESTIVACVGVPALLRTGGVPVEALSACLGQPLLQPDDPDTPQAPGQLASHYAPQGTVRLNVTELHDGEVLLGFGPVDADVNLSPSGDLIEAASQLFACLHQLDEMGAAHIAVSPIPQTGLGAAINDRLKRAAAPRD
- a CDS encoding acyl-CoA dehydrogenase, with the translated sequence MPYRAPVQDIRFLMDTIAGFGAVADTDRFADATSDTVEAILTEAAKMCENVLAPLQRPGDLHPAVLENGVVRTSPGFADGYKAIAEGGWIGISAAPDFGGMGLPMTLTTAVNDMMSSACLSLQLNPLMSQGQIEALEHHASDEIKDLYLPKLISGEWCGTMNLTEPQAGSDVGALRSKAEPNGDGSYAISGQKIYISWGDNDFTENVCHLVLARLPDSVPGTKGISLFMVPKFIPDADGNLGERNELRVVSLEHKMGLHGSPTAVMEYSGAKGWLVGPENGGMAAMFTMMNNARLGVGVQGLGVAEGALQHAVAYANERKQGKAPGTGAIIEHADVRRMLATMKAEVFAARAIALMNAVAIDMTTATDDPKWKARAAFLTPICKAFGTDTGIDVASMGVQVHGGMGFIEETGAAQYSRDVRVTAIYEGTNGIQAMDLVARKLMDGGDAAFALLEEIQEITDATKKKFPNLAEAVWQAIENLRETTEWLVAQDDLTDRFAGAVPYLRAFARVLGGHAHLQAAVAGDASRERLARFYINRLLPEHASLLAHTRTGSADLMAITPDDFAA
- a CDS encoding MBL fold metallo-hydrolase — its product is MTTPLITYPWDTPPPEGEAITVADGVLWMRLPLPMALDHVNIFAFDEGDSWTIIDTGFSSRKGKAIWETLLAGPLQGKPVSRLIVTHHHPDHVGLAGWFIAKGAELLMPRTGWLMTRMLTLDEQASYTDEALDFYRRAGMSAEEFAHRKTERPFNFADCVDPLPMGYTRLIDGDTVQFGGRTWDIRMGDGHAPEHATFWSRDDNLVVGGDQLLPSISANLGVYPTEPDADPVQEWLDACESFQPFATDDQLVLPGHKLPFTGLPLRLRQMIENHHGALERLIEHLKEPRTGGECFVPLFKRKIGRSAYGLALVEALAHLNHLHQTGIATRTMGDDGAWRWQT
- a CDS encoding OmpA family protein, giving the protein MRLSALFTRLVVFAAAAGVCVVSARAAVTFIEERSVVGVREVLIDQGHDWASVVSDGLQVVLEGQAPSEAVRFRAISAAGSIVDASRVIDNMDVIDSQSIAPPEFAIEILRNDSGVSLIGLIPADTDREALAERIADIADGQDVTDLLEVADYPVPETWQPALNYALRALSDLPRSKISVSSKRVLVNAITDSELEKAELESNLSRNKPTNVWVTVDLTAPRPVISPFTTRFAIDEEGARFDACAVDSTEALSAIVAAAEDAGFTGDPGCIEALGVPSRTWGEAVALSITAVKDLGGGTVTISDTDIALVAQQGTAQTTFDRVVGQLENALPDVYALASDLPRAPTDPSAGPPQFTITRSPEGAVQLRGRVPDELTNTTAGNYASAKFGQSNVTIGTRVVDDLPSGWVIRVLAGIEAMSELSNGSVVVEPASVTVRGKTGSETAQADISRLLIDKLGQSAEFDIEVEYVKELDPIAGLPTPEECVAKITEVTAVRKITFDPGASSITSDTTAVVDEIADILKRCPDLRIEIAGYTDSQGREEMNAQLSQERASAVLDALRARRVPVSSFEAKGYGEADPIADNDTAEGREANRRIEFRLIVPETTPEVPTALEEAEAPAQE